TGACGGGTTCGACAGATGCGGCCTGCGGAGGAATGGATGAGTTGGTCAAGAGATGAAACGTACCTGAGGCGGAGGAAAGAAAGAAGTAGAGCGGAAAAAAGGAAGGTTGTCGCTGAGCGGGGGCAACAATGCAAAAAGCCGCCAGAGCGGCGGCTTTTTTGCACGACAGGCGAGCTGCTTACTTGGCAGCCGCTGCAGCCGTCGACTTGCTCGGCAGCTTTTCCTTGATGCGTGCCGAACGGCCGCTGCGGTCGCGCAGGTAGTACAGCTTGGCGCGGCGCACATCGCCACGGCGCTTGACTTCGATACCGGCGATCAGCGGGCTGTAGGTCTGGAACGTACGCTCCACGCCTTCGCCGCTGGAGATCTTGCGCACGGTGAAGCCGCTGTTGAGGCCACGGTTGCGCTTGGCGATCACGACGCCTTCGTAGGCCTGCACGCGCTTGCGGGTGCCTTCGACGACGTTCACGCTGACGATGACCGTGTCACCGGGCATGAAATCGGGGATGGTCTTGCCGAGACGGGTAATTTCTTCCTGCTCGAGGGTCTGGATGAGGTTCATGATTTCCTGATAGTCGATCGTGTCGGGCTACACAAAAGGCGCCTTTGGCTTTCACGGGATGACCGTAAAGAGACCGGGCGCGGCCGGGCAGAGGATCGGGGAACCGGGGATTATAGCTTTTTTTTCAGCGCGGCCTCATCGGCTCTGCCAAGACGCCCCGCTGCGCGGGCTGCGTCGATCAGGTCGGGGCGCCGTGCGGCCGTGATGGCCAGCCGCTGGTCACGCCGCCAGCGCTCAATCTGTGCATGGTGGCCCGAGAGCAGCGGCGCCGGCACGCCCTGCCCGTTCCACTGTTCGGGCCGCGTGTAGTGCGGACAGTCGAGCAGGCCGTCGAGCGCGGGATTGAAGCTGTCCTGCACGTGGCTGGCCTCGTCGCCGAGCACGCCCGGCTGCAGCCTGGCCACGGCATCGAGCAGCGCCATGGCTGCGATCTCGCCGCCGGAGAGAACAAAATCGCCGAGGCTGATCTGGTGGGTGACGCGCGCGTCGATGAAGCGCTGATCGATGCCTTCGTAGCGGCCACAGATCAGCACTGCGCCTTCGCTGGCAGACCACTTCTCGACCGCCTCATGGCGCAGCGCCTCTCCGATCGGAGAAAACAACACGACGGGCGCCTGTGCTCCGCGTGCAGCCAGCGCTGCGTCGAGGCAGGCCGCCAGCGGCTCCGCCATCATCACCATGCCTGGACCGCCGCCAAAGGGGCGATCGTCCACGCGCTTGTAATTGCCCTGCGCAAAATCGCGCGGATTCCAGAAGACGACTTCGACCTGCTTCGACTCGTAGGCACGGCGCGTCACGCCGCTAGCCATGAAAGGAGCGAACAGTTCAGGAAAAAGCGTAAGGACGTCGAAGCGCATGCGCGCAAGGTCCGGATCAGAAATCGGGTTGCCAGTCGACCGTGATGAGTCGGCCGGGCAAGTCGACCTTGTCGACGAAGACCGAGACGAAGGGCACCATGCGTTCGATGGCCTTGCCGTCTTCTTCGGCGGCGAGCACCAGCGTGGTCTGCGGGCCGGTTGCGAGCAGCTCGCGCACTGTGCCGAGAACAACGCCTTCGCGGTTGACCACCGACAGGCCGATCAGGTCGACCCAGTAGTACTCGTCGTCGCCGGCCGTGGGAAAGCTCGAGCGCGGCACGAACACGCGCGCGCCGCGCAGCGCCTCGGCCGCATTGCGGTCGGGCACGTCCTCGGACGTGGCGACGATGCAGTCGGAATGTTCTTTGGCCTCGCGGATAGCGAGCCGGAAAGCGGTGCTTGCCGAGGCTCCGGGAGCCTGCAGGAACCAGCGCTTGGAAGAAAAAAGCGCCTCGGGCTGGGCGCTGTGGGGCAGGACCTTGAACCAGCCCTTGATGCCCCATGCATCGGCGATGCGCCCTACTTCAATCGCATCCGCCGGCAATTCGGCGGTTTCGAGTGCGGGCAGCATCGCCGTGCGGACGGCTTAGGCCGCCGCCTTGGGAGCTGCCGAGGCAGCTTGACGGATCAGGCGCAGAACGGTGGGCGAAGCTTGTGCGCCAACGCTCTTCCAGTACGCCAGGCGGTCCTGGGCGATACGGATGCTTTCTTCGTTTTCCTTGGCGGTCGGGTTGTAGAAACCCAGGCGCTCGATGAAACGGCCATCGCGGCGAACGCGCTTGTCCGACACGACGATGTTGAAGAACGGACGGCCTTTGGAGCCGCCGCGGGAGAGTCGAATGACGACCATGATTTATCCTTGGGTGGTCAGCAGGCCTTATGGATGAAGAAGAGGCCCGCTCACAATGTTCTTCCAGCGTCGAGACACGCGACATGGCCACCCGGCCAGCGACACGCTGAAAAGCCCGCGATTATAGCCCGACCCGCGTTTTCTCCGAATTCCGGCCTTGCGCCACCCGTTTCCACCGCATGCCCCTCACCATCCGCCCCAGCCGCGACGAAGACGTCGAGGCCATCGCCGCCATCTACGCCCATCACGTGCTGCACGGCACCGGCACCTTCGAAACAGAGCCTCCCTCCCCCGCCGATATGGCCACCCGCCGCGCCGACGTGCTGGGCAAGAACCTGCCGTACCTGGTCGCCGAAGAAAATGGCGAAGTGTTGGGTTTTGCCTACTGCAACTGGTTCAAGCCGCGCCCGGCCTACCGTTTTTCGGCCGAAGACTCGATCTACATGTCGGAGTCAGCACGCGGCAAGGGTCTGGGCGCCAAGCTGCTGGCAGCGCTGTCGCAGGCCGCCGAAGCAGCCGGCGTGCGCAAACTGATCGCGGTGATCGGCGATTCGGCCAACGCCAGCTCCGTCGGTGTGCACCGCAGCCAGGGCTTCACGCATGTGGGCGTGCTGAAAGATTGCGGCTGGAAGTTCGGCGAATGGCGCGATGTCGTATTGATGGAAAAAGTGCTCGGCGAAGGCAGCACCACCAAACCTGAATGAAAAACAAGACTGTTGCCGCGTGGCTCTCCTTCCTCGGCGGCCCGCTCGGCCTGCACCGCTTCTACCTGCGCGGCATGGGCGACTTGCTCGGCTGGCTGCTGCCCATTCCCACGGCACTGGGCATCTACGGCATCGAGCGCGTGCGCATGTACGGCGTGGACGACGGCGTTAGCTGGGCACTGATCCCACTGCTGGGCTTCACCATCGCAGGCTGCGCGCTGATGGCCATCATCTATGGCCTGATGACACCCGAGAAGTGGAATGCCCGCTTCAACGCCAGCGCGCCGGCCGACGCGGAACCCGGCCGCACGAACTGGTTCACCATCGGCGCCGTGGTGCTCTCGCTCTTCTTCGGCAGCACGATCCTGATGGCCAGCATCGTGTTCAGCTTCCAGCGCTACTTCGAGCACCAGGTCGAAGAAGGCCGGAAGATCTCGCAGTAGCCGTCAGAACAGCTGGATGCTGATCCAGTAGGCAATCGCCGCCACGAAGGCCGATGCAGGGATCGTGAAGATCCACGCCCACACGATGTTCCCCGCCACGCCCCAGCGCACCGCGCTCGCGCGCTGCGTCGAGCCAACGCCGACGATGGCGCCTGTGATGGTGTGCGTGGTCGACACCGGAATGCCCAGCGCCGTCGCCAGGAACAGTGTCAGCGCTCCGCCCGTCTCGGCACAGAAGCCGCCCACGGGCTTGAGCTTGGTGATCTTCTGGCCCATCGTCTTCACGATGCGCCAGCCGCCGAACATCGTGCCCAGCGCAATCGCGGCGTAGCAGCTCACGATGGTCCAGGTCGGTGGGCTCGAGTCGCCGGCATTGGCGTACCCAGTGGCGATCAGCAGCATCCAGATGATGCCGATGGTCTTCTGCGCATCGTTGCCACCATGGCCCAGGCTGTAGGCGCCGGCCGAAACCAGCTGCAGCCTGCGAAACCATCGGTCCACCCGCGACGGCGTGGCGCGCCGGAAGCTCCAGGCCACCACGACCATCATCATCGAGCCCAGCAGGAAGCCCAGCAGCGGCGACACGAAGATGAAGGCCACCGTCTTCCAGATGCCCGATGCCACGAGGCCGCTGGTACCGGTCTTGGAGATCACCGCGCCCACGATGCCACCGATCAGCGCGTGTGACGAGCTGCTGGGAATGCCGTAGTACCAGGTCACGAGGTTCCAGCTGATGGCACCCACGAGCGCACCGAACACCACGTGCACGTCGACCACCCCGGGCTGGGCGATGCCCTTGCCCACGGTCGCCGCCACGCTCAAATGGAAGATGAAGATCGCGATCAGGTTGAAGAAGGCCGCGAACACCACGGCCTGCCCCGGCTTGAGCACCCCGGTGGACACCACCGTCGCAATCGAATTGGCGGCGTCGTGGAACCCGTTCATGAAGTCGAACAGGATCGCCAGCGCGACCAGCACTATCACCACCCAGAGGGCGACCTGAACCGTTGCCATCAGCGCTGCCCGCTCAGGAATTCTCGAGGACGATGCCCTCGATCACGTTGGCCACGTCCTCGCACTTGTCGGTGATCGTCTCGAGCAACTCGTAGATCGCCTTGAGCTTGATCACCTCGCGCACGTCGGGCTCCTCGCGGAACAGCTTGCTCATGGCGCTGCGCATCACGCGGTCGGCGTCCGATTCGAGGCGGTCGATTTCCTCGCAGGTCTTCAGCGTGGCCTCGGCCACGGCCGGGTCGGCGATCTTGCCGAGGAACTTGACGGCGTCTTTCAGGCGGTCGCAGCACTTCACGCTCAGTGCCGTGAGGCGCACGATCTCGTCGGTCATGTGGCGCACGTCGTACAGCGCCATGGTCTCGGCCGAGTCCTGGATCAGGTCGGCCACGTCGTCCATCGTGTTGATGAGTTTGTGGATCTGCTCGCGGTCGATGGGCGTGATGAAAGTCTTGTGAATCAGCCGGTTGACGTCGTGCGTCACGCGGTCGGCCGCACGCTCGGCGTTGTCGACGTCGCGGTTGTACTGCTCGCGCAGGTGCACGTCGCTGTAGTTGGCAACGAGCTGCTCGAACGCCCTCGCCGCCTCCACGATGCGCTCGGCGTGCTGGTTGAACATCTCGAAGAAATTGCCCTCGCGGGGCAGCAGCTTGCCGAACATGAAAACTCCATGGGGAGCGCCAATCACATTTTCATGACGCCTTGATGAAAAACCGGCGAAGTTTAACGGGCGCGCGGGCCCTGCCCAGCCTGGCCGGCTTTTCGGGGCTGCCGGAACACCCGACTTTCAGGCCGGCAAGCGCAGCACCGGCAGGTGCCAGCCGCCGTAGATTCCGCCCAGGCGGAGCGCCACGATCAGCAGCACGCCGGCATGAAAAGCCCAGCGCCGCGGCGTTCCGGTCGCCTGCAGCAGCAGGTAGGCCGCAATGCCCGCGATGGCGGCCGAGCCGTAGATGCCGCTGCTCAGCAGCAGCGGGATGCGGGCTGTGAACACATCGCGCAACAGCCCGCCGGCCGCGCCGGTCATGGTGCCGACCAGCAGCACGATGACGGCCGGCAGGCGCCGCTCCTCGGCCACCTGCGCACCGGTGATGGCGAACAGGCCGAGCCCCAGGGCGTCAGCAACGGCCAGCGCATGCTCCGGCACCGGCAACAGGTGCACCCAGACAATCGTGAGCGCCGCCGCCGCGAGAATCACGTAGACATACCGGGTGTCGCGGATCCAGAACACCGGATGGCGGTCGAGCAGCAGGTCGCGCAGCGTGCCGCCGCCCACCGCGGTGACCGAAGCGATCACCACCACGCCCAGCCAGTCGAGGCCCGCATGGCCGGCCCCCAGTGCCCCACTGACCGCGAAGACCGCCACACCGGCGAGATCGAGGACGTAGAGCAGCACGGCCTTCAGACGATGCGCTTGACCACCTGACCCGTGACACGTGCCAGCGCAGCGCGCGGCACCTTGTCGGGCGCGATTTCGGCGAGCGGCTTCAGCACGAAGGCGCGCTCGCGCATGCGGGGGTGCGGCAAGGTCAGCGTCGGTGTGTCGATCACCGAGTTGCCGTGCATCAGCAAATCGAGATCGAGCGTGCGCGGCGCATTGGGAAACGGCCTTTCGCGGCCGGCCAGCGCCTCCAGGCGCTGCAACGCCACGAGCAGTTGCTCGGCATCCAGGCCGGTGCGCACGGCCACCACGGCGTTGATGAAATCGGGGCCTTCGGCATCCACCGGCTCGCTGCGATAGAGCGACGAACGGGCCGTCACCACGGTTCGCTGAAGCGCGCCGATGTCCGCCATGGCGGCCTTCACGGCTGCCTCGGCATCGCCCAGGTTGGCGCCGATGGCGATGAAGGCCTGTGCCGTGGGGTAGTCCTCCCGCGGACCGCGTGGGCTGCGCGAAGGAGCGCGGGTGGGCGCGCGGCGCGCGGGCGGGCCGCTCTTGGCGCCTGCAGACGGCGGCTTGGCGCCACCACCCGCGCGCGGCGGTGCCGCCTTGGCCTTGGGGCCTGGCTTGCCGTCCTTCGGCCGGTTGGGCGTGCTCATGCGCCTTCGGCGCTCCCGCCGCCCCCACCACCAGCACCGCCACCGCCTCCGGTGCGTGGCTTGCGGCGACGCCGGCGCTTGCGTGGCACTGCCTCGCCATCGGGCGGCACTGCGCCAGCTTCTACTTCAACCTCTTCGACTTCGTCGTCCTGCTCCGAATCGGGGGCCTGGCTCTTGCGCACGGCCGGTTCACCGCCGCGCGACTTCGGCGCCGGGGTTTCGCGCACCCGCACGCGCTGGCGCACCTTCTGCTCCTCGCGCACCTGCTCCAGCAGGTCCTGGCGGCGCACGTCGTCGGCAATGCTGAATTCCTGCCACCACTCGGCAATCGCCTCGCTCACCTCGCCCACGTCGGCGCGCAGGCGCATGAAATCGAACGCGGCGCGGAAGCGCGCCTGCTCGACCAGGCTGTAGGGCGTGGAGCCGGTGCGCTTGTCGAAGCGCGGCTGCATCATCCAGATCTCGCGCATATCGGCGGCCAGCTTGCCGCGGCCCGAGACATCGCCGATGCGGGCATTGAACACGTCGTCGATGGCGTCCTGCAGCGCCGGGAACGGCGGCTGCGGGCGCTGGCCGTGGCGGCCTTCCTGGCGCTGGGCCCAGCCGTCGCGCACGTCGGCCCACAGCACACAGGCCAGCAGGAAGCTGGGCGCCACGGGCTTGCCTTCACCCACGCGGCGGTCGGTGTCCTGCAGGGCGGCCTTCACGAAGGGCTGGTCGGCGCGCTCCACCACCACGTCGAGCAGTGGATAGATGCCGCGAGCCAGGCCGAGCTTGTTGAGCTGCTCGACGGTCGCAATCGCGTGGCCGGTCTGCAGCAGCTTGAGCATTTCATCGAACAGGCGGCTTTGCGGCACATCGGCCAGCAGCTTGCTCGACTCGATCAGCGGAGCCGCCGTCTTGGCTTCCATCTTGAAGCCCAGGGCGGCGAGCTTGGCCGAGAAGCGGATGGCGCGAATGATGCGCACCGGGTCTTCGCGGTAGCGCGTGGCCGGATCGCCGATCATGCGCAGCGTGAGCTTCTGCGCGTCCTTGATGCCGTTGTGATAGTCGACCACGACCTGGTTGGCCGGGTCGTAGTACATGGCGTTCACGGTGAAGTCGCGGCGCGCCGCGTCTTCTTCCTGCGGGCCCCAGACGTTGTCGCGCAGCACGCGGCCGCTGGCGTCCACGGCGTGCTTCATGCTGGCAAGCTCGCCCTTGCTGGTGCGCTCGTTGCCCGCCACTTGCTCGGAGGCGGTGTTGTCCATGTAGGCGCGGAAGGTCGAGACTTCGATCACCTCGTGTTCGCGCCCACGGCCGTACACCACGTGCACGATGCGAAAACGCCGCCCGATGATGAAGGCGCGGCGAAACAGCGACTTGACCTGCTCGGGCGTGGCATTGGTGGCCACGTCGAAGTCCTTGGGGCGCAGCCCCAGCAGCAGGTCGCGCACCGCGCCGCCCACCACGTAGGCCTCGTAGCCGGCCTGCTGCAGCGTCGTGACCACGTTCTTCGCGCGTTCGTCGACCAGGGCCGGATCGATCTTGTGAACCTCTGCCGGCACCTCCTGGCGCTTGCCGAAGCGGCTCTTGCCCTGCGTGCCGCCGGCAGATTTGCCGAGCAGCTTGTCGATGAATTTCTTGATCATTGTTGGTTGAAAGCCTAGTTCGCTCTTTTATTCGTTCTCGAGCATGGAGCGGATCAGCGGAATGGTGATCGCGCGTTGCGTCTGCAGGGCATAGCCGTCGAGCTGCGTGAGCAGCTCCATCAGGCTGCCGAGGTCGCGGCTGAAGCGGTGCAGCATGTAGTCGAGCACGTCGTCGGACAGCATCACGCCGCGCGCATCGGCGGCCTGGCGCAACACCGCGCGGCGTTCGCTTTCGCTCAGCACCTGCAAGTGGAACACGTGGCCCCAGCCGAGGCGGGTGCGCAGGTCTTCGCGCAGCGGCAGGTCGGCCGGCGGCAAGGCGCCGGCGGCGACCACGCCGCGCTGCAGGGTCTGGGCGTTGACGAACCAGTTGAAGGCCGCGTGCTGCTGCACGGCGGTGTAGAGGTGCACGTCGTCGAGCAGGACGGCGCCCCAGCGCTCGTCGAACTCGGGCGGCTCCAGCAGGCCGGCGTGCAGCCAGCCCACGCTGGCGCCCTGCTCGCGCAGTGCGACACGCACCGATTCGAGCAGATGGCTCTTGCCGCTGCCGCCTTCGCCCCACAGATAGGTGGGCACCGGCGAGTGCAGCGCGGGGCTGCCGGCGCCGCCCACCCACACTTGCAGGTGCCGCAGCGCCGCCTCGTTGGGGCCGGCAAAAAAGGCGTCGAAGCTGGGGCCCGTCGCAATGCCGATATCGAGCGCGAGCTGTTTCATCCCGGGAAGGTTCATGGAGGGGGCCGCGAGGGCCCTTAAAATCGTGAGGAATTCTATCGGCCCGGCCACCATGGTTACCGGCGCCGCCTTCCGCTCCTACTCTTCGCGTCCTTCCCGACCTCGACCACCCATGACTTCCCCTACGCCCACTCCTCTCAGCTACAAGGATGCCGGTGTCGACATCGATGCCGGCGACGCGCTGGTCGACCGCATCAAGCCCCTGGCCAAGAAGACCATGCGCGAAGGAGTGCTGGCCGGCATCGGCGGCTTCGGCGCCCTGTTCGAGGTGCCCAAGCGCTACAAGGAGCCGGTGCTGGTGAGCGGAACCGACGGCGTGGGCACCAAGCTCAAGCTGGCTTTCGAATGGAACATGCACGACACGGTCGGCATCGACCTGGTGGCAATGAGCGTCAACGACGTGCTGGTGCAGGGCGCCGAGCCCCTGTTCTTCCTCGACTACTTCGCCTGCGGCAGGCTGGACGTGGACACGGCCGCAGCCGTGGTCGGCGGCATCGCCCGCGGCTGCGAACTGTCCGGTTGCGCGCTGATCGGCGGCGAAACCGCAGAAATGCCCGGCATGTACCCGGCCGGTGAGTACGACCTGGCGGGCTTTGCGGTCGGCGCGGTCGAAAAGTCGAAGATTCTCACGGGCCAGAACGTCAAGCCCGGCGACGTGGTGCTGGGCCTGGCCTCGGCCGGCGTGCACTCCAACGGTTTCAGCCTGGTGCGCAAGGTGATCGAACGCGCCGGCGCCGACCTGCCCGCCACCCTCGACGGCAAGCCCTTCCGCGAAGCCGTGATGGAACCCACCCACCTCTACGTGAAGCCGGTGCTCGAAGCGCTGGGCAAGCACCCGATCAAGGCCCTGGCCCACATCACCGGCGGCGGCCTGCTCGAGAACATCCCGCGCGTACTGCCCGAAGGCACCGCAGCCCACCTGAAGAAGGGCAGCTGGCCGCAGACCGAGCTGTTCGCCTGGCTGCAGAAGGTGGCCGGCATCGACGACATCGAGATGAACCGCACCTTCAACAACGGCATCGGCATGGTGGTCGTGATCGACGCGGCTGAAGCCGCCGCCTGCGCCGCCACGCTGCGCGCTGCCGGCGAGTCGGTGCACGAGATCGGCGTGATCGCCGAGCGCGGCGAAGGCGCCGCGGTAGTCGTCGGCTGAGCGCCGGCCGCCCATCCACAATGTCCTGAACTGAGCACGCGACGCACCGGATGGCCAAGAAGCCACAACCCATCAGCCCCGCCGTGACAACGGCCCCCGTCCACCGCCCGCCCGCCTCGCGTGGCGTGATGATCGCAAGCTACCTGCTGATGCTGGCCGCCTTGCTGCTGGTGATGTGGGAACACCTGCTGCCGGGGCTGCTGTGCGTCTGCATCGGCTTCCTGGCCACGCGGTGGTTCGCACGGGTGCTGAGCGCGGGC
This is a stretch of genomic DNA from Variovorax paradoxus. It encodes these proteins:
- a CDS encoding TM2 domain-containing protein, with translation MKNKTVAAWLSFLGGPLGLHRFYLRGMGDLLGWLLPIPTALGIYGIERVRMYGVDDGVSWALIPLLGFTIAGCALMAIIYGLMTPEKWNARFNASAPADAEPGRTNWFTIGAVVLSLFFGSTILMASIVFSFQRYFEHQVEEGRKISQ
- a CDS encoding inorganic phosphate transporter → MATVQVALWVVIVLVALAILFDFMNGFHDAANSIATVVSTGVLKPGQAVVFAAFFNLIAIFIFHLSVAATVGKGIAQPGVVDVHVVFGALVGAISWNLVTWYYGIPSSSSHALIGGIVGAVISKTGTSGLVASGIWKTVAFIFVSPLLGFLLGSMMMVVVAWSFRRATPSRVDRWFRRLQLVSAGAYSLGHGGNDAQKTIGIIWMLLIATGYANAGDSSPPTWTIVSCYAAIALGTMFGGWRIVKTMGQKITKLKPVGGFCAETGGALTLFLATALGIPVSTTHTITGAIVGVGSTQRASAVRWGVAGNIVWAWIFTIPASAFVAAIAYWISIQLF
- the rplS gene encoding 50S ribosomal protein L19, encoding MNLIQTLEQEEITRLGKTIPDFMPGDTVIVSVNVVEGTRKRVQAYEGVVIAKRNRGLNSGFTVRKISSGEGVERTFQTYSPLIAGIEVKRRGDVRRAKLYYLRDRSGRSARIKEKLPSKSTAAAAAK
- the hda gene encoding DnaA regulatory inactivator Hda, with translation MKQLALDIGIATGPSFDAFFAGPNEAALRHLQVWVGGAGSPALHSPVPTYLWGEGGSGKSHLLESVRVALREQGASVGWLHAGLLEPPEFDERWGAVLLDDVHLYTAVQQHAAFNWFVNAQTLQRGVVAAGALPPADLPLREDLRTRLGWGHVFHLQVLSESERRAVLRQAADARGVMLSDDVLDYMLHRFSRDLGSLMELLTQLDGYALQTQRAITIPLIRSMLENE
- the rimM gene encoding ribosome maturation factor RimM (Essential for efficient processing of 16S rRNA); this translates as MLPALETAELPADAIEVGRIADAWGIKGWFKVLPHSAQPEALFSSKRWFLQAPGASASTAFRLAIREAKEHSDCIVATSEDVPDRNAAEALRGARVFVPRSSFPTAGDDEYYWVDLIGLSVVNREGVVLGTVRELLATGPQTTLVLAAEEDGKAIERMVPFVSVFVDKVDLPGRLITVDWQPDF
- the pcnB gene encoding polynucleotide adenylyltransferase PcnB; protein product: MIKKFIDKLLGKSAGGTQGKSRFGKRQEVPAEVHKIDPALVDERAKNVVTTLQQAGYEAYVVGGAVRDLLLGLRPKDFDVATNATPEQVKSLFRRAFIIGRRFRIVHVVYGRGREHEVIEVSTFRAYMDNTASEQVAGNERTSKGELASMKHAVDASGRVLRDNVWGPQEEDAARRDFTVNAMYYDPANQVVVDYHNGIKDAQKLTLRMIGDPATRYREDPVRIIRAIRFSAKLAALGFKMEAKTAAPLIESSKLLADVPQSRLFDEMLKLLQTGHAIATVEQLNKLGLARGIYPLLDVVVERADQPFVKAALQDTDRRVGEGKPVAPSFLLACVLWADVRDGWAQRQEGRHGQRPQPPFPALQDAIDDVFNARIGDVSGRGKLAADMREIWMMQPRFDKRTGSTPYSLVEQARFRAAFDFMRLRADVGEVSEAIAEWWQEFSIADDVRRQDLLEQVREEQKVRQRVRVRETPAPKSRGGEPAVRKSQAPDSEQDDEVEEVEVEAGAVPPDGEAVPRKRRRRRKPRTGGGGGAGGGGGGSAEGA
- the purM gene encoding phosphoribosylformylglycinamidine cyclo-ligase, whose product is MTSPTPTPLSYKDAGVDIDAGDALVDRIKPLAKKTMREGVLAGIGGFGALFEVPKRYKEPVLVSGTDGVGTKLKLAFEWNMHDTVGIDLVAMSVNDVLVQGAEPLFFLDYFACGRLDVDTAAAVVGGIARGCELSGCALIGGETAEMPGMYPAGEYDLAGFAVGAVEKSKILTGQNVKPGDVVLGLASAGVHSNGFSLVRKVIERAGADLPATLDGKPFREAVMEPTHLYVKPVLEALGKHPIKALAHITGGGLLENIPRVLPEGTAAHLKKGSWPQTELFAWLQKVAGIDDIEMNRTFNNGIGMVVVIDAAEAAACAATLRAAGESVHEIGVIAERGEGAAVVVG
- the trmD gene encoding tRNA (guanosine(37)-N1)-methyltransferase TrmD yields the protein MRFDVLTLFPELFAPFMASGVTRRAYESKQVEVVFWNPRDFAQGNYKRVDDRPFGGGPGMVMMAEPLAACLDAALAARGAQAPVVLFSPIGEALRHEAVEKWSASEGAVLICGRYEGIDQRFIDARVTHQISLGDFVLSGGEIAAMALLDAVARLQPGVLGDEASHVQDSFNPALDGLLDCPHYTRPEQWNGQGVPAPLLSGHHAQIERWRRDQRLAITAARRPDLIDAARAAGRLGRADEAALKKKL
- the rpsP gene encoding 30S ribosomal protein S16, which translates into the protein MVVIRLSRGGSKGRPFFNIVVSDKRVRRDGRFIERLGFYNPTAKENEESIRIAQDRLAYWKSVGAQASPTVLRLIRQAASAAPKAAA
- a CDS encoding GNAT family N-acetyltransferase; translation: MPLTIRPSRDEDVEAIAAIYAHHVLHGTGTFETEPPSPADMATRRADVLGKNLPYLVAEENGEVLGFAYCNWFKPRPAYRFSAEDSIYMSESARGKGLGAKLLAALSQAAEAAGVRKLIAVIGDSANASSVGVHRSQGFTHVGVLKDCGWKFGEWRDVVLMEKVLGEGSTTKPE
- a CDS encoding trimeric intracellular cation channel family protein encodes the protein MLLYVLDLAGVAVFAVSGALGAGHAGLDWLGVVVIASVTAVGGGTLRDLLLDRHPVFWIRDTRYVYVILAAAALTIVWVHLLPVPEHALAVADALGLGLFAITGAQVAEERRLPAVIVLLVGTMTGAAGGLLRDVFTARIPLLLSSGIYGSAAIAGIAAYLLLQATGTPRRWAFHAGVLLIVALRLGGIYGGWHLPVLRLPA
- a CDS encoding DUF47 domain-containing protein, which produces MFGKLLPREGNFFEMFNQHAERIVEAARAFEQLVANYSDVHLREQYNRDVDNAERAADRVTHDVNRLIHKTFITPIDREQIHKLINTMDDVADLIQDSAETMALYDVRHMTDEIVRLTALSVKCCDRLKDAVKFLGKIADPAVAEATLKTCEEIDRLESDADRVMRSAMSKLFREEPDVREVIKLKAIYELLETITDKCEDVANVIEGIVLENS
- the folK gene encoding 2-amino-4-hydroxy-6-hydroxymethyldihydropteridine diphosphokinase; this encodes MSTPNRPKDGKPGPKAKAAPPRAGGGAKPPSAGAKSGPPARRAPTRAPSRSPRGPREDYPTAQAFIAIGANLGDAEAAVKAAMADIGALQRTVVTARSSLYRSEPVDAEGPDFINAVVAVRTGLDAEQLLVALQRLEALAGRERPFPNAPRTLDLDLLMHGNSVIDTPTLTLPHPRMRERAFVLKPLAEIAPDKVPRAALARVTGQVVKRIV